The window CGCAGAACCAATTCGCTCGAATGCCGGCGTTGCGGAAAGAGGAGGGGAGGAGTGCGCGACTGAGTCAGGATTTTCGCAGTGGTACCACGGTGGAGTGATGTAAGGTAGACGGGGTCGCCGCCGTTTGCCGTGCACACACTCAAGCCAATAGGCTGTTATTAAATTAGCAACAACAATTTCCAGGAACCACCATAGGCATATTGCTCAAGCAAAAGCTGTGTTGTTCCGAGATTGTTGATTAATTAACATTACTTTATATGCTAGCGCTAGCTATCCTCAAAGTAGTGGGGTTAGGACACTCCGCGTGCATTGATCCATGCCTAGTAGTTGCATGTTCGTCCCACGTTGCTCAACCAAAAGTTGTTAACAGTTAATCAATCTTGGatgctaactactcctcgaagaatTGGGAAAAGGACGCCAAGTAGCATGCGCTGCCTGCATGTGGTCGCTAATATAATTAAGTTCAAAAGGGCACCGAAATGTGCATCCACGCGTACAGAGACCCAAAGCCATttgagaaaaagggtttccccccactttATAGATAAAGTATCACCGAACAACCGAATCCTGCTgatacaaacacacacacacacacaccacacacactcaAGGCTGGATACAAGGACGTTGATAACAGCAACACTACCCGACAAAATCCTAGCCAACATCAGATGAACACAATCAGTACTACTATGATGATGTCGGGGCCCTCAACCGTGGGCGGGCCACCGCGAAGAGGAGAAGCCGAGTAGGACGAACAATGAGCTCCAAAGCGGCGCCTTCAGCAAGGAAACGACACCATCGTGTCGCCACCGCCCAATCCAAGGATTAGAGTTTCCCCCGGAGCACTCCGACGACAAATGAGATGCCGcgacggcgccttcaagaaggggacacgctggaacgccgccgccgtcggccTGGCAGAGCAGAacgggttttcaccccggccaacactcatcgtcaccggATTGGATGAACGACCCACCCCGGTCAAcacgccgcccacacgaccatgcTGACCGGACAACGCCCGAGCCATGTGCTCCGCCCAAGAGCACCCCGGCTACCACCAACCGGGCCGCCGCCACGGCATCTGAGCCCCACCCTCAACCAGGACACACCGAACGGACGCGGCTGACCAGAACGAAGCGGAAGCTCGCCTTCCACCCCAAAGTCGACACCTTGGCATGATCGGTGACCTCGGCGACCGGATCAGGGCCAggggaactccggcggccacccacGGCAGCCGCCAGATGCAACGGAGGGGGCACCCTGCCCCTTCCCGAAGTCCCCTGCCACCACCAGTAGGCCTCGCGCGCACCACCACACCATGGCGCCACCCCGGCCTGACGAGCCCGTCGCTGAGTCCAAAGAAGAGGGAGGGAGCTCACCCGAGTCCGACGCAGACGAACCGCCGCCAGAAGAGCCGTCGTTGCCGCGTGCAGATCGGACAACCACCAGGCCGCAGCAGCGCCGCTGCAGCCCACCCCACTCCGAGGTCAAGACCGACCTCGGCCACCGCCCTGCGCCGCCCGCCGCCATCCAGGAGCCGGATCCGGGAGGATCGGGCCGGATCCGCGCGAGCACGCCACCGCCCAGATCGGGAACCCCGCGGCCGCCACGCCACAAACGAGCTCGCCGCTCGACGTCGCGTCCCCAACAGGCCACCCCGCCGCCGAACTCCgagcccgccgccgcgccgccggcccCGCCAAAGCCCGCCGCCCCCACTCGACCGGCCATCTCGCGCCAGCCGCGGAGcacgagggggaggaagaagaggccccgccgccgcccccaccggcCGGGCTAGCACTCGATCTCTTGAGAAGACTTAAGGCATTTGTACCAAAGTTCCTCAGATGCTTCGGTAAATGAAAATTGTGCGTCCTTGCTGATCATGCACACTCTTGTTGAATGTGCTCAGAAGGCACTGCTGCACTGCATAACAGGGGCTTCTATTGTTCGCATCAGTAGATCACCAAGCTAAAAACCAGGAACATCACCAAACATGAGAGTTTTCAGCCACAGACATTGTGTGCAGTGGATGTGCCTAAGTTTCAGTCGACATGCCCACTCAGAGTTTCAGTGGATGTGCCTCAGGTTTCAGTTGATAATAAAACCATAAAATTCAAGCagtattatcattcttgaatggcAGTTGGCCAATAGCCAATAATGAAGATAGTACAACTGAATAAGCACATGTATGGCACCGAGCAGGATGGGCATGTCAACTGAAACTCTGGAAGTTATTTTCAGAACCATATGAGGAGCAGAAATCTGCTATTGAAGCAGGATGGGCGGCACTGTGGTGGCGTTTCTcttttgggagcatcgtttgtggagcagtgttggtggtcagaggcaggaggtggagcggcttcgtcttgcacggagcttcgtggagatgtcaagtcatcccTGGCCGGCAAGTGCTACGCACGACATCTCCACGAAGCtctgtgcaagacgaagccgctcagatgcagaggccggggtgatCCTCCTTCTCTAAAAAAAGATGTAGTATCACTGAAAAAAGGAGGAGGCAAATAACGATCCAAATGCCGTACACGAGTTAATGAGCTTGTTCGCAATGGCAGTAGCCCAGCACTAGTTGCAAGGCATGGTTGAACCTTTGATCTAGAGAGAAGAAATGACAGACAGCCTGACTATGTGCATGAGGCAAGGAAACAGAAATTAAGGAATAGCCTTGTGAATCAATCAAGAAAACTGCTACTTAAGCTAAACATGCCTTCACTGGCAGGGGCTCGGGCGACGGTGAGGCAAAGAGGGGGGATGGAGGAGAGAATGCGGGCACGCGATTTGGTCGCGCATTTGTTTTTGCGTGGCTGCACATACTCTTCCTCTTTCTTGGGTTATGGCAGCCATCGCCTTGCCTTTCTTTTGTTCTTGACGTGCGTTGTCAGGAACTCTGTTTTGTTGCCTTTGCTGTGTTTGTTGCAAATCCTGATATACCTCCTTGTCGCTGCGACATTGTGGCTACCACGCACTTGCTGGGGGCTGATGGTTTTTACTAATTCGTTAATTTTTCTCCCTTTCTCGCTTGTCCCACAGATGTCAGCACAAAACTAAACTGTGAGATCTTGGGCAGCTCGATAAGATTCTCAGACATGCACAGACCAGGGAAGGGCATGGTTCTTCACAAGCCTTCCGTACAGGGGATGTTCCACAGATTTGCAAAAAGCATAACGATTGTCGTCCAAGTTATTAAATGGCTAAAGACACAATGAAGTAGTATAAAACGTACAAAAATTGTAGTATTACAATAAAAGAAAAACAGTGCTCACGCAACACACTACATAGGTACACAGTTCCACTTCAGAGTTAAGATATGCATACAACAAGGAAACTATGCCCATGATGGACAGAACCACATGCCCAACTCAAGGGTGGGGCGGTTGGGATGGTTGTCTGCTGCACACCTAATTGCAGCCTCCGCTTTGTCATATGCTTCTCGGGTGACGGACCCATCGGTGAATTCTCTGAACCAAACACGGAGCTCCTGGAGAGAAGGGAGGTTCTCCAAGCCCAAGCTATCATGGAGAGATGGGAGGATTGCCAAACCCAAGCTAAATACATCCTCAACGTAACAATCAAATTGAAGGGTATGTACCTTGGGCATAACTCCTGGTCCGAACATATTCCCCCCTGTGGGAAGTACCCACAACTGACAGTCCCGCAGGCACTGGAAAGTACCAGCACTGATCACCGGCCACTGTTCCCTTTTTTCATCCCAGATATTCTTGTAGCCACTCAGCTGGAGGGATTGCAAAGAAGGAAAGGAACCAAGTATGTCAAGATCCTCCTGCCGCAGGTGGCCCAGCTCCATATCTATGATCGACAGCTCCCGAAGATTTGACGGGCTGATCCACGACGGCAGATAGGAGAAGGATCCAAATGATGAACCAAATCTACGGAGGTTGCGAGGAGGGGATGTCCAGTCTTCCCCAAAGAAATCCAAAGATACACAACCAAAAAAGCTGCCTCTCAGAATTAAGCTCTGCAAATTCTCCAGGTGACATAGAGACTCCAAAAGCCAACCCTTCAAGCTCTCGTCAGGCATATCTTCGAAAGAGATACCAAGAACCCTCAGTTTAGTCAAATGCCTTAGCTCTTTGGCAACGTGCGGAGACTCAGACAAGCTGATCACTGACAACTCTTGCAGACACTCCAGTTCCCTAACCACACCTGGCCTGAATTTGATTTTGAAGTGACGGCCAACTCTTAAGCATATCAGATGTTTTAGCTGACCAATTTGGATCGCCAATAAGAGCTCACTGAGGTATACATCTCCCAACGCAAGATATCTCAATTGGCATAAACTCCCGAGATGCTCAAGTAATTCATGGTGTTGCTCCACAAGATAGCAGTCCTCCAAATCCAATAGACGTAATTGATGGGAAAAAGAAAGGGGTGACATTTTGTCAACCCTGCCACCCGACACAGTAAGTGACCTCATGTGGGACAATATCAATCTCCCCTGAGGCATCTCAACATCCTGGAGTTGCAGAAATAACCTGCGGACCTTACTTGTTATCGCAGCTGATTTGCCCTTCTTATCATGCAATACAGTACAAAAGTTTTCTTCAATAGAAATGGAGCTGATAAATTCCAGAACCAAGTCATGCACACGGCAAGCCGTTGTCCTGCCATAACTATAGGAGTCCACCGCTTGGATCAAGCCTCTGTTTATGAGCTCGGTGAGGTAGCTCTCACCAAGCTCAAATAAGTACTCATCCTGTACACCATTAAGAAAACCTTCACATATCCACCTCCATATCAATCTGTCTCCTTGAATAATGTAGTCTTCAGGAAATATACTCAGATACAGCAAGCAAGTTTTTAGATGGATAGGTAGATGGTGATAGCTAAGGGCCAATATCTTTCTCATCTTCTTCACATCAGGACTGTTGTCAAGTCCAGCACCGATAGAATCACACAACTTGTTCCACTCCCTTTTATTCCCTTCCCGACTGGCCAATAAACCAGCAATGGTGATGATAGCCAATGGCACACCGCCACATTTCTTCAGGAGAGTTTCAGATACTTCGACCAAATCATCTGGACAGTCATTACTAATACCAAAAATTCTTCCAAAGAATAATATTTTGGATGTCTCATCAGGGAGGGGTTTAAGCTCATAGGCGCCACCAACTTTACGTGCAACGTCGCGATCACGGGTTGTTGTGATTACTCTATTCTCATAATGATTATCAGCTAGAGCACATCGGATCACTTCCCAATGTTTTATGTCCCATATGTCATCTATGACAATAAGATACCTGCCCATATTGTAACGCAAGATTTCACACATTAGTAAATAGTGCCGACAAGAATCTCCTTGCAAGGTCAATGCATAGGACTtatatgtgcaatacttatggcacatctagacgtgctttagcaaaactgatagAAAATTTACCCTTGTACTAAAGCAGCGACAAGTAATGTGAAACAACAGGAGTAGTAAAAATTGGTATAATATGTGTAGTAATTTTTCGAACTACATATTTTCACTAAGTCACCAGTATACTATATTGTTTCAAAATTACTATATTTTGAACACAATGATACTACAATTGGTACATTGCTTTACTAGGTTGTGGAATATAAGCTATTCACACTCAGCCACGCAATTTGTATACTACATGGTAGTTCATAATATGAGGGTATTTTTCCTATATAAACATAGGGGCACAAtgtatttctatatacatggagCACAAAATATCTTATTTTTTCCCCTCTAGTGGAAACAATATGCACGCACGCACATAAACAACAACAAAACTATTTTTATGATAAGTTTATTGTCAAGTTTTCATGTGAAACAAGAATAACTAAAATTATACATCAAGGCACAATGAGTGAGTAGATAAACACAGGCAGTTATTGTACCTTTTGTCTGCTAGgaaatctttgatcttgtcgatgaGTTGTTCTATGCACCCTGCTTCGGTGCCAGGATAGCTTATACCAGTAATTTCACTAAGGATAGTTCTGAGGATTTTCATCAAGTCTGGGTTCTGTGACACCGATATGAAAGCTCGATACTGAAATTCCCCCTTGAGGTCTTGATACACTTGGTTTGCAAGAGTTGTCTTCCCCATTCCTCCAAATCCAACAATGGAGACTATCTTCAGTTGTTGTTGCCTTGGCACTTGTCCATTTTCTTCGCCTAATAGCTTGATTATCTCGGCTTTGGTTTCATCAATTCCAACGAGTTTTGATGCATGCTCGAATCTAGCAAGAATTCTAGGGTCTACAACTTCATTTTTGGTGCTAGAGAAGGTTTGACGACCCTTGTACCTTGCATTCCTGTCACCCACCTCTTTGATTTGTTTCTTCAGATCTTGGATCTCCTTGCCAATCCGACGGCGAGCCTTCATCTTCCCCAACTTCCCTAGGGAGTTCTTGACCTTCTCAATGAAGCCATCTGGCTTTTCGTCCTTGTCACCAACGCTTTGCATGAAGTCGTCGATGGCGTCCTCCATGTCATAGGACAGTTCCCGCACCTCATTCATCCAAACTTTATCCTGCACATCGGGATCCTCATCCTCAGACATCTTGAGGAGAAAAGCCTCCATGGCGGCAAGCTCATGAGTGAGGGACTTGATCTCCCTTCGAACTGTCTTGAAGCGCTTGTACTCGTTGCCGAGCAGAGTGGTCAGCTTCCCTATGACAGGTTTGAGGACCCCCGTCGCCACACTGACGAGAGCTGCCTCCATGGCCACGCTTGCTCAGAGCTCGGCCAGTCAAAAATGTGCGTGGAGGTCAGGTTCCTGAATGCACTGACAGTAAACAGCTAGCTACGAATCGACAAGCTGAAAAAGAGGAGAGCATGGGTTAGTAGACTGCTACAGATCTAGCTACAGATGGAACCTGAATTTTTAGTTATGTGGGAGACATATGTAGGGAGATGGGTAACCTGATGGAGTCGTCTCGGTCGTTGAAGAGTGGATTATTTCCTTGGTTTCGTGGACCTGGACCCGAAAGAGAATGGATTCAAGGAGGTGAGACCAAGCATTGCTGCACCAAACCAGCTACAGATTGCTGGACCTGAATTTTTACTTGTGTGGGAGACAGGAGGGAGATGCATGGGTTCATACCAGATTGTCACCACAGCTCGCTCGATTCGTAGTGCAGTGCTCGAGATGGATTTGATTTATTCTCCGCGTCGTGGATCTGAACCCTGAAAGAAGATATATAGATTAACAGAGGTGAAGGACGAGCATTGCTGCACCAAAAATGGCCATGCTATCTCAGAGCTCGGCCAGTCAAAAATGTGTGTGGTTGCAGAATGCACTGACAGTAAACAGCTAACTACAAATGGACAACCTGAAAAAGAGGAGGGATTATTACACTGAGTTTCATTGGTTCATACCTGATTATCGTGCCACCTCGCTTGGTTCGTATAGTGTTGGCCACGCGCACTGACAGTGAACAGTGCTCTTGTGGTGGTCGTGGATCTGGACCTGAAAGTGAATGGATTCAGGGGGTGAGCCCGACCATTGCTGAACCAAACGAGCTACAGAGCGTCCGCAGTCCAATGCGCGGCGCTGACGGAGGCATACGAGGAGATCGAAGCAGGTAGCGAGCTGACGACGGGGCCGTACCTCAAAGGATGAATACGGCCGCGGCGAGGAGAAGGGGGGCGCGAGACGGTCGACGTGCCAGGTGAACAGTAGATTGATTATTTCCTCGGCGGCGTCGATCTGGATCTGCAAGAAAGAAATTGGATTCCCGGTGGTGAGCCCAAGCGTTGCTGCGCCGAACGAGCTACGGACCGACCTCGTGTCGGCGGGTGCCAATGCGCGCCGGCGCTGGCGGCGTCATACTACAAAGAGATGCAAGCAGGGCAAGTGGGGATTCTCGTACTCGTACCTAGCTAGCACTAGCAGGATGGATCTGCCGCTGAATGGCGGGCTGCGGCGACCCTCGGCGGCTTTCCCTGCGAGGAGAAGCTCGGACGACGCCGGCGACGCGTGCACGGCGAGGCGCAGGAGTGAGAGTGGCAGCAGGAAGTGGGAGTGAGAGGAGAGGAGAAGGGGATGGATGGGTCTGCTCGGCAACGCGTAAACAACGACCGACCAGCAAAGAAAGAAGGGTCGTCGCCAAGTCGTCGTCCCTCTCTCTGTTCCGTGGGCCCAAAACCACGTGGCCCAATAGAGTGTGTCGGATCTCTCATGCGCCAAAAAAAAAAACAGATTTTTAAAAATCTTTTTAGGCACCGTCATTTTTGCATCTAGGAGTAATTTAGAGTACCAATTACTGCGAAGAAAACAAGAATTCGCTACCCCTAATTAACTTCGCCTGAAGAAAGAAGTTTCTACTTTTCTGGACCAAGATGCGGATCAGTTCATCGGTATTGTTGCACATCATGATTCAACAACGGGTACTCACGCTTCTGCCGTCATCGACAACGCTGATCCGTTGTGTGTACGCCCTCATCAAACTTGCGGCTACGCGAAGCTAAtgtgtgttttgtgtgtgtgtgcgcgcgcgcgcgcgtgttgcGTGAGCGCTCCGGCGGCCCGTGGAGACCCACGGCTCCGGCGGCCCGTCTGATTGGGCTGCCCCGGCGATGATGTTGGCTGACCCAATGATCCGCGCCCCGACCGAGGTGGAGCTCCTTGCGTGTGGATTGGCATCGGGGATGTCCGGTCCTGACCGACGGTGGTTCCGCTCTGACGTTTTCCGTGTCCGGCTGCCTGTCCTTTGTCGTCATGTTGCGTTGTTGGTTGTGGTGGGTTCATCTTGGATGTCGGGGTGGCGACCCTGGATGGTGAGGCTGCACGGGTGGCTCTACGGCGGGCGGCATGGCAGCGGTGGTGGCGCCTTCTCTTGGCTATGTGGGTAGCAAGGGGAGGGGTGGTGGGTGGCCCTGGTGGCGTCATGTCTTCGTCAATGGCGCTCCCCTGGTCTGGATCTGGAGGCCTAGAGCAAAGGCCGTGGCTTCCCCTCTTGGGGTGGGCCAGCAACGTTGAGTCCGCAGGTGGCGCTTGTGCGGGTCCAAGCGAAAGCTCTGCGCTCCGGCGCCGGCAACGAC is drawn from Triticum dicoccoides isolate Atlit2015 ecotype Zavitan chromosome 6B, WEW_v2.0, whole genome shotgun sequence and contains these coding sequences:
- the LOC119325579 gene encoding disease resistance protein RGA5-like; protein product: MEAALVSVATGVLKPVIGKLTTLLGNEYKRFKTVRREIKSLTHELAAMEAFLLKMSEDEDPDVQDKVWMNEVRELSYDMEDAIDDFMQSVGDKDEKPDGFIEKVKNSLGKLGKMKARRRIGKEIQDLKKQIKEVGDRNARYKGRQTFSSTKNEVVDPRILARFEHASKLVGIDETKAEIIKLLGEENGQVPRQQQLKIVSIVGFGGMGKTTLANQVYQDLKGEFQYRAFISVSQNPDLMKILRTILSEITGISYPGTEAGCIEQLIDKIKDFLADKRYLIVIDDIWDIKHWEVIRCALADNHYENRVITTTRDRDVARKVGGAYELKPLPDETSKILFFGRIFGISNDCPDDLVEVSETLLKKCGGVPLAIITIAGLLASREGNKREWNKLCDSIGAGLDNSPDVKKMRKILALSYHHLPIHLKTCLLYLSIFPEDYIIQGDRLIWRWICEGFLNGVQDEYLFELGESYLTELINRGLIQAVDSYSYGRTTACRVHDLVLEFISSISIEENFCTVLHDKKGKSAAITSKVRRLFLQLQDVEMPQGRLILSHMRSLTVSGGRVDKMSPLSFSHQLRLLDLEDCYLVEQHHELLEHLGSLCQLRYLALGDVYLSELLLAIQIGQLKHLICLRVGRHFKIKFRPGVVRELECLQELSVISLSESPHVAKELRHLTKLRVLGISFEDMPDESLKGWLLESLCHLENLQSLILRGSFFGCVSLDFFGEDWTSPPRNLRRFGSSFGSFSYLPSWISPSNLRELSIIDMELGHLRQEDLDILGSFPSLQSLQLSGYKNIWDEKREQWPVISAGTFQCLRDCQLWVLPTGGNMFGPGVMPKVHTLQFDCYVEDVFSLGLAILPSLHDSLGLENLPSLQELRVWFREFTDGSVTREAYDKAEAAIRCAADNHPNRPTLELGMWFCPSWA